A genomic segment from Capra hircus breed San Clemente chromosome 15, ASM170441v1, whole genome shotgun sequence encodes:
- the LOC102189696 gene encoding olfactory receptor 4B1, translating to MARTNNVTELIFSGLFQDPEVQRACFVVFLPMYLATVVGNGLIVLTVSISKSLRSPMYFFLSHLSLVEISYSSTVVPKFITDLLSKIKTISLESCVAQIFFFHFFGVAEILLLVVMAYDRYVAICKPLHYMSIMNGQLCHILVAGSWFGGFFHSIIQILITIQLPFCGPNVIDHYFCDLQPLFKLACTDTSVEGVVVLANSGLIALCSFLLLVSSYIVILVNLRNHSAEGRRKALSTCASHITVVVLFFGPAIFLYMRPPSTFTEDKLVAVFYTVVTPMLNPIIYTLRNAEVKVAMRRLWGKKNSGMERKWESDL from the coding sequence ATGGCGAGGACCAATAATGTGACTGAGTTAATTTTCAGTGGTCTTTTCCAGGATCCAGAGGTGCAGAGAGCGTGCTTTGTGGTGTTTCTGCCCATGTACTTGGCCACGGTGGTGGGCAATGGCCTCATTGTTCTGACTGTCAGCATCAGTAAGAGCCTGCGttcccccatgtacttcttccttagTCACCTGTCGCTGGTAGAGATCAGTTACTCCTCCACTGTTGTCCCTAAATTCATCACAGACTTACTTTCCAAGATTAAAACCATCTCTCTGGAGAGCTGTGTGGCTCAGATattcttctttcacttctttgggGTCGCTGAGATCCTCTTGCTCGTGGTGATGGCTTATGACCGCTATGTTGCCATCTGCAAACCTCTTCATTATATGAGCATTATGAACGGTCAACTATGTCACATACTAGTAGCTGGTTCCTGGTTTGGGGGCTTTTTTCACTCCATAATTCAGATTCTCATCACCATCCAATTGCCCTTCTGCGGTCCCAATGTGATTGATCACTACTTCTGTGACCTCCAGCCATTATTCAAGCTTGCCTGCACTGACACCTCTGTGGAGGGGGTTGTTGTGTTGGCCAACAGTGGATTAATTGCTCTGTGCTCCTTCCTCCTCTTGGTGTCCTCCTATATTGTTATCCTGGTCAACTTGAGGAACCATTCAGCAGAGGGGAGACGCAAAGCCCTCTCCACCTGTGCTTCTCACATCACGGTGGTCGTCTTGTTCTTTGGACCTGCCATCTTCCTCTACATGCGGCCCCCCTCCACCTTCACTGAGGACAAGCTGGTGGCCGTGTTCTACACAGTGGTcacccccatgctgaaccccaTCATCTACACACTCAGAAATGCAGAGGTGAAAGTTGCCATGAGGAGGTTGTGGGGCAAAAAGAACTCAGGGATGGAGCGAAAATGGGAAAGTGATTTATAA
- the LOC102175048 gene encoding olfactory receptor 4B1-like has protein sequence MARTDNVTEFIISGLFQDPEVQRACFAVFLPVYLATVVGNGLIVLTVRVSKSLRSPMYFFLSHLSLVEISYSSTIVPKFITDLLVKIKTISLKGCLAQIFFSHFLGVTEIFLLVVMAYDRYVAICKPLHYINIMSHRLCHVLVASSWLGGFFHSIIQILITIQLPFCGPNVIDHYFCDLHPLFKLACTDTSLEGVIVLANSGLISVFSFLLLVSSYIVILVNLRNHSAEGRRKALSTCASHITVVVLFFGPAIFLYMRPPSTFTGDKLVAVFYTVVTPMLNPIIYTLRNAEVTVAMRGLWGKKKNSGME, from the coding sequence ATGGCGAGGACTGATAATGTGACTGAGTTCATTATCAGCGGTCTTTTCCAGGATCCAGAGGTGCAGAGAGCGTGCTTTGCGGTGTTTTTGCCCGTGTACTTGGCCACGGTGGTGGGCAATGGCCTCATTGTTCTGACGGTTAGAGTCAGTAAGAGCCTGCGttcccccatgtacttcttccttagTCACCTGTCACTGGTGGAGATCAGTTACTCCTCTACTATTGTCCCTAAATTCATCACAGACTTACTTGTCAAGATTAAGACCATCTCTCTGAAAGGCTGTCTGGCTCAGATATTCTTCTCCCACTTTTTGGGGGTCACTGAGATCTTTTTGCTTGTGGTGATGGCTTATGACCGCTATGTAGCCATCTGCAAACCTcttcattatataaatattatgagCCATCGACTGTGTCATGTGCTGGTGGCTAGTTCCTGGCTTGGAGGCTTTTTTCACTCCATAATTCAAATTCTCATCACCATCCAATTGCCCTTCTGCGGTCCCAATGTGATTGACCACTACTTCTGTGACCTCCATCCCTTGTTCAAGCTTGCCTGCACTGACACCTCTCTGGAGGGGGTCATTGTGTTGGCCAACAGTGGATTaatctctgtcttctccttcctcctcttggtGTCCTCCTACATTGTCATCCTGGTCAACTTGAGGAACCATTCAGCAGAGGGGAGACGCAAAGCCCTCTCCACCTGTGCCTCTCACATCACGGTGGTCGTCTTGTTCTTTGGACCCGCCATCTTCCTCTACATGCGGCCCCCCTCCACCTTCACTGGGGACAAGCTGGTGGCCGTGTTCTACACGGTGGTcacccccatgctgaaccccaTCATCTACACACTCAGAAATGCAGAGGTGACAGTTGCTATGAGGGGGCTGTGGGGCAAAAAGAAGAATTCAGGGATGGAGTGA